One Mycobacterium kubicae genomic window carries:
- the argS gene encoding arginine--tRNA ligase, which produces MTPADLAELLRTAAAAVLAEHGLDVSALPQTVVVERPRNPEHGDYASNLALQLGKKVGANPRELAGWLADALAQADGIASAEVAGPGFINLRLEASAQAKIVTNVIDAGNGYGHSQLLAGQKINLEFVSANPTGPIHIGGTRWAAVGDALGRLLSTQGADVVREYYFNDHGAQIDRFAMSLVAAAKGKPTPEDGYAGTYINDIAAQVLQKSPDALSLPDDEMRETFREIGVDLMFSHIKESLHEFGTDFDVYTHEDSMHTSGRVDEAISRLRETGNIYEKDGATWLRTSAFGDDKDRVVVKSDGKPAYIAGDLAYYLDKRQRGFDLCIYMLGADHHGYIARLKAAAAAFGEDPATVEVLIGQMVHLVRDGQPIKMSKRAGTVITLDDLVEAIGVDAARYSLIRSSVDTAIDIDLALWSSASNENPVYYVQYAHARLSALARNAAELGLIADTTHLELLSHDKEGTLLRSIGEFPRVLKTAATLREPHRVCRYLEDLAGDYHRFYDSCRVLPQGDEQPTDLHTARLALCQAARQVIANGLAILGVTAPERM; this is translated from the coding sequence GTGACCCCCGCCGACCTGGCCGAGCTGCTCAGGACCGCCGCCGCCGCGGTGCTGGCCGAGCACGGCCTTGACGTGTCCGCGTTGCCGCAGACCGTCGTGGTCGAACGGCCCCGTAACCCCGAACATGGCGACTATGCCAGCAACCTGGCACTGCAATTGGGCAAGAAGGTCGGTGCCAACCCGCGTGAATTGGCCGGATGGCTGGCCGATGCCCTGGCCCAGGCCGACGGCATCGCCTCGGCGGAGGTGGCCGGTCCCGGCTTCATCAATCTGCGCCTCGAGGCGTCAGCGCAGGCCAAGATCGTCACTAACGTCATCGACGCCGGCAACGGCTATGGCCACTCGCAGCTGCTGGCGGGCCAGAAGATCAATCTGGAATTCGTCTCGGCCAACCCGACCGGACCCATCCACATCGGCGGCACGCGGTGGGCCGCCGTCGGCGACGCCCTGGGGCGACTGCTGTCCACGCAGGGCGCCGACGTGGTGCGGGAGTACTACTTCAACGACCACGGCGCCCAGATTGACCGGTTCGCCATGTCACTGGTCGCTGCGGCCAAGGGAAAGCCCACGCCGGAAGACGGCTACGCGGGCACTTACATCAACGACATCGCCGCTCAGGTGTTGCAGAAGTCACCTGACGCCCTGAGCCTGCCCGACGACGAAATGCGCGAGACCTTCCGCGAAATCGGCGTCGACCTCATGTTCAGCCACATCAAAGAGTCGTTGCACGAGTTCGGCACCGACTTCGACGTCTACACCCACGAAGACTCGATGCATACCAGCGGCCGCGTCGACGAGGCCATCAGCAGGTTGCGTGAAACCGGCAACATCTACGAGAAGGACGGCGCAACCTGGTTGCGTACCAGTGCATTTGGTGACGACAAAGACCGCGTCGTCGTCAAGAGCGACGGCAAGCCGGCCTATATCGCCGGTGACCTCGCCTACTACCTGGACAAGCGTCAGCGCGGCTTCGACCTCTGCATCTACATGCTCGGCGCGGACCATCACGGCTATATCGCCAGGCTCAAGGCCGCGGCGGCGGCATTCGGCGAGGACCCGGCCACCGTGGAGGTCCTGATCGGTCAGATGGTGCACCTGGTGCGCGACGGCCAGCCGATCAAGATGAGCAAGCGGGCGGGCACCGTCATCACCTTGGACGACCTGGTCGAGGCGATCGGTGTCGACGCGGCGCGTTACAGCCTCATCCGGTCGTCGGTGGACACCGCGATCGACATCGACCTGGCGCTGTGGTCGTCGGCGTCGAATGAGAATCCCGTCTACTACGTGCAGTACGCCCACGCCCGACTCTCGGCGCTCGCCCGCAACGCCGCCGAACTGGGACTCATCGCCGACACCACTCACCTCGAACTGCTCAGCCACGACAAAGAAGGCACGTTGCTGCGTAGCATTGGGGAATTCCCGCGGGTGCTCAAGACGGCGGCAACGCTGCGGGAACCGCACCGCGTCTGCCGCTACCTGGAAGATCTGGCCGGTGACTACCATCGGTTCTACGACTCGTGCCGGGTACTGCCCCAAGGTGACGAGCAGCCGACCGACCTGCACACCGCGCGCCTGGCGCTATGCCAAGCCGCCCGCCAAGTGATCGCCAATGGGCTGGCAATACTCGGCGTCACCGCCCCGGAGAGAATGTGA
- a CDS encoding nuclear transport factor 2 family protein, with translation MEDSPESVIRKFIDTWPRSDVDEMIAFFSDDAVYTDGPRGTFRGKEAIETEMRSLMDLVPTTTADVKHFLVSGGVVMVERVDVFEMAGETFDVEMSAVFEVNGDGLISRWRDYYDLRSLEERVAERLGAAGSG, from the coding sequence GTGGAAGATTCACCGGAGTCGGTCATTCGTAAGTTCATCGATACTTGGCCCCGGTCCGATGTCGACGAGATGATCGCGTTTTTCAGCGACGACGCCGTGTATACCGATGGTCCGCGCGGGACGTTCAGGGGCAAAGAGGCAATCGAGACCGAGATGAGGTCGTTGATGGACCTAGTGCCTACCACGACGGCCGATGTAAAACACTTCCTGGTTAGTGGTGGCGTCGTGATGGTGGAGCGGGTTGACGTGTTTGAGATGGCGGGCGAGACGTTCGACGTTGAAATGTCCGCAGTCTTTGAAGTCAATGGAGATGGATTGATTTCGCGCTGGCGCGACTACTACGACCTTCGGTCGCTCGAAGAGCGTGTGGCTGAGCGGCTGGGAGCCGCCGGCAGTGGTTGA
- a CDS encoding TetR family transcriptional regulator, producing MAFTQRSENTRTAILTAARQMLASRGYEATTIRAVAAAAGIDPSMVMRYYGNKQGLFAAAVDVDLQLPDPSALPADNIGNVLAHHVISRWEGALSDEFITLLLRSAGTNSAAAEQFRLIFERQLLKFVQGIAGRGQLARRRAAMVSSQVLGVAYCRYILELPAVTELDGETLANTLGPVLQHYLTGDLSGPVDATAAKRGKASTAGRSR from the coding sequence ATGGCTTTCACACAACGGTCTGAGAACACGCGAACCGCGATCCTCACCGCAGCGCGACAGATGCTGGCCAGCCGCGGGTATGAAGCCACGACCATCAGAGCCGTGGCCGCGGCGGCCGGCATCGACCCATCGATGGTGATGCGCTACTACGGAAATAAGCAAGGGCTATTCGCCGCCGCGGTCGACGTCGACCTGCAACTACCCGATCCGTCGGCACTACCGGCCGACAACATCGGCAACGTTCTGGCCCATCACGTCATCTCGCGCTGGGAAGGTGCACTATCTGATGAGTTCATCACCTTGCTGCTGCGTTCGGCCGGAACGAATAGTGCTGCAGCAGAGCAGTTTCGGCTGATTTTCGAACGTCAGCTGCTCAAGTTCGTCCAAGGGATCGCCGGCCGGGGACAGTTGGCCCGCCGGCGCGCCGCGATGGTCAGCTCGCAGGTCCTGGGCGTGGCTTACTGCCGGTACATACTAGAGCTGCCCGCGGTCACCGAACTCGACGGCGAGACACTGGCCAACACTTTGGGTCCAGTGCTGCAGCACTACCTCACCGGAGACCTCTCGGGACCGGTGGACGCGACCGCCGCTAAACGCGGCAAGGCATCAACGGCAGGGCGTTCCCGGTGA
- a CDS encoding carboxymuconolactone decarboxylase family protein, with amino-acid sequence MKLTNQDAVADLDADFATMAVEVGQHAWGLPELTMREKAFVFLAADLCTHCLGFPLQTHAQMAVSQGVDMPALREAVRHLAPYVGYPTAAEALMALANIEQPQGSASSSPAENSPVELDEDTVLAIAHLDDRFATFYRDQFNSRWGRSELTVRERALATIATDVLNSTLEDSLRLHVRLALNNGAGEEQIRAVVLQVSEFAIDKAWRAFNALNEILAASAA; translated from the coding sequence ATGAAACTGACCAATCAAGACGCCGTCGCCGACCTCGACGCCGACTTCGCGACGATGGCCGTCGAAGTCGGCCAACACGCCTGGGGGCTGCCAGAACTCACGATGCGAGAGAAGGCATTCGTCTTCCTCGCCGCCGACCTGTGCACGCACTGCCTCGGCTTCCCGCTGCAGACCCATGCGCAGATGGCCGTGTCTCAAGGGGTCGACATGCCCGCGCTGCGCGAGGCAGTCCGGCATCTTGCTCCCTACGTGGGATACCCGACCGCGGCTGAGGCGCTGATGGCGCTCGCCAACATTGAGCAGCCGCAGGGATCCGCTTCGTCGTCGCCGGCTGAAAACTCACCGGTCGAGCTCGACGAAGACACCGTCCTGGCGATCGCCCATCTCGATGACCGCTTCGCCACGTTCTACCGCGACCAGTTCAACTCCCGGTGGGGGCGTTCGGAACTCACTGTGCGAGAGCGGGCATTGGCAACCATCGCCACCGACGTGCTCAACAGCACCCTGGAGGACTCGCTGCGCCTACATGTGCGCCTCGCGTTGAACAACGGTGCAGGAGAAGAACAGATTCGTGCGGTCGTTTTGCAGGTATCGGAATTCGCTATCGACAAGGCGTGGCGCGCTTTCAACGCGTTGAACGAAATCCTGGCTGCCTCGGCCGCATAG
- a CDS encoding SDR family oxidoreductase, producing the protein MSTSARMKPTLKPARRPAAVVTGTSSGIGRACALRLAGEGYHVFAGVRRRQHGQALVQEASRNGGQLTPVILDVTDEASIRTAAAEVADSVGDAGVAVLVNNAGIGMTWPVEAVPLADLRHIYEVNVFGQVAVTQAFLPLIRACAGRVVNVGSIGDRLSLPFGAPLVSSKWAFASITESLRMELRPWGIHVVLIEPATIQTDAVKKVKEDAERVMSKMTPADLELYGETYQAMTRKAIERASSGSDPDVVARAVLHAARKKRPRTRYVVGKDGRLLAFLAGWAPDRLFDAMRVRLFGLPKKFGAAAQPVNGVAR; encoded by the coding sequence ATGAGCACTTCAGCGAGGATGAAACCCACACTCAAACCGGCTCGGCGGCCGGCGGCGGTGGTGACAGGCACCTCCAGCGGGATAGGCCGAGCATGCGCCTTGCGCCTGGCAGGCGAGGGTTATCACGTCTTCGCCGGCGTACGGCGCAGACAACATGGACAGGCTCTCGTGCAGGAAGCCAGCCGAAACGGCGGCCAATTGACACCGGTGATCCTGGACGTCACCGATGAGGCGTCGATCCGCACGGCGGCCGCCGAGGTGGCCGACTCAGTAGGCGACGCCGGAGTGGCCGTGCTAGTCAATAACGCCGGCATCGGGATGACCTGGCCGGTCGAAGCCGTACCCCTCGCGGACCTGCGCCACATCTACGAGGTGAATGTGTTTGGGCAAGTCGCGGTCACCCAGGCGTTCTTGCCTCTGATCCGCGCGTGCGCGGGCCGCGTGGTGAATGTCGGATCGATTGGTGACCGGCTCAGCTTGCCCTTTGGCGCACCGTTGGTCTCATCGAAGTGGGCCTTCGCGTCGATCACCGAATCGCTGCGGATGGAGTTGCGGCCGTGGGGAATTCATGTCGTCCTCATTGAGCCGGCCACGATCCAAACGGACGCGGTGAAGAAAGTCAAGGAGGACGCAGAACGGGTGATGAGCAAGATGACCCCCGCCGACCTCGAGTTGTACGGCGAGACCTACCAAGCGATGACCCGAAAGGCGATCGAGCGCGCGAGTTCGGGCAGCGATCCCGATGTCGTCGCCCGGGCGGTGCTGCACGCAGCGAGAAAGAAGCGGCCACGCACGCGCTACGTCGTCGGCAAGGATGGCCGACTGCTGGCCTTCTTGGCCGGATGGGCCCCCGACCGACTCTTCGATGCCATGCGTGTTCGCCTGTTCGGCCTGCCGAAGAAGTTCGGTGCGGCCGCCCAACCAGTTAACGGAGTTGCTCGATGA